The Thermocrinis ruber genome has a window encoding:
- the holA gene encoding DNA polymerase III subunit delta: MNILEYQKGLKLEKIKPFNLIYSEEDYLLSVFVEKLSELAPVRVLWGSELDLKSFLSLLGESGLFTKSQRELILVKEGEQLLKKLKDPKLIRSLANRMKTKAVFIVLKEKLDKSALQKEPYKTLLELGDFLEAKRLDKRKVREMVKNKVEKAGKKIEEKALEYLLEIAGDDLLFLRGEVEKLILYAEKEITLEDVKKVCITQKESDLFEFLDAFFSKDLEKSLLSLSSLFRTGIHPLIILSTLVNYTLRLLTVKKSQGKTEDILGELGVKHPFAIHNHKRYLSNFTEQDLERLLERLYWLDISIKTFFNQPEKTITNMVIDYLAKVGTEAPSEEVE, translated from the coding sequence ATGAACATTTTGGAATATCAAAAAGGGCTAAAGTTAGAAAAGATCAAGCCCTTTAACCTGATATACTCTGAGGAAGACTATCTGCTCTCAGTTTTTGTGGAAAAACTGTCCGAACTGGCACCCGTAAGGGTCCTTTGGGGGTCTGAGCTGGACCTTAAGAGTTTTCTTAGTCTTCTGGGCGAAAGTGGTCTCTTTACCAAAAGCCAAAGGGAGCTGATATTAGTAAAGGAAGGAGAACAGCTCTTAAAAAAGCTAAAGGACCCAAAGCTAATCAGGAGTTTAGCCAACCGGATGAAAACAAAGGCGGTTTTTATAGTCCTTAAGGAAAAGCTGGATAAATCCGCCCTTCAGAAGGAACCCTACAAAACCCTGTTGGAACTGGGAGATTTCTTGGAGGCAAAAAGGTTAGACAAGAGGAAAGTAAGGGAGATGGTAAAAAACAAGGTGGAAAAGGCTGGGAAGAAGATAGAAGAAAAAGCCCTTGAGTATCTCCTTGAAATAGCGGGCGATGACCTTTTGTTTTTAAGGGGAGAGGTGGAAAAGCTGATCCTGTACGCAGAAAAAGAGATCACCCTTGAAGATGTTAAAAAGGTATGCATCACCCAAAAGGAAAGCGACCTGTTTGAATTTTTGGATGCCTTTTTCAGCAAAGATTTAGAAAAGTCCCTTTTGAGTCTTTCTTCCCTCTTCAGAACGGGCATCCATCCTCTTATCATCCTTTCAACCTTAGTCAATTACACCCTGAGGCTTTTGACGGTTAAAAAGAGCCAAGGAAAAACAGAGGATATACTGGGCGAGCTGGGAGTAAAACATCCCTTTGCCATTCACAACCACAAAAGGTATCTTTCCAATTTCACCGAACAAGATTTAGAAAGGCTTTTAGAAAGGCTTTACTGGTTGGACATTTCCATAAAGACCTTCTTTAACCAACCAGAGAAAACAATAACAAACATGGTAATAGATTACTTGGCAAAGGTAGGGACGGAGGCTCCCTCGGAGGAGGTGGAATAA
- the mtnA gene encoding S-methyl-5-thioribose-1-phosphate isomerase, which yields MEIKAFRWESGKLLLLDQRKLPEVEEWVVLEDHLQTAQAIKDMMVRGAPAIGCVAAYGFLMGVRKGEDPKVVYETLKNTRPTAYNLFYALNRMMEAYQRGEDLEATARAIEEEDYLANRKMAKIGNELIPKNARILTHCNTGALATAGHGTALGVIREAHYSNKSIFVWVDETRPYLQGSRLTAWELSKENIPHKIITDSTAGFLMKKGFVDCVIVGADRITKRGDVANKIGTYALSVLAKVHGIPFYVVAPSSTIDPNIESGEDIPIEERFEEEVKAFKNCQFAPKESPALHLAFDITPAENITAIITEKGIWKPS from the coding sequence ATGGAAATAAAAGCCTTTCGGTGGGAGTCGGGCAAACTTTTGCTCCTTGACCAAAGAAAGCTTCCAGAAGTAGAAGAATGGGTAGTTTTGGAGGACCACCTTCAGACCGCACAGGCTATAAAGGATATGATGGTGAGGGGGGCACCCGCCATCGGTTGTGTAGCTGCTTATGGGTTTTTGATGGGAGTTAGGAAGGGGGAAGACCCAAAGGTGGTCTATGAGACGCTAAAAAACACAAGACCCACCGCCTACAATCTCTTTTATGCCCTAAATAGGATGATGGAAGCCTACCAAAGAGGTGAAGATTTGGAGGCAACCGCCAGGGCTATTGAGGAAGAGGATTACTTAGCCAACAGAAAGATGGCAAAGATTGGAAACGAGCTTATTCCAAAAAACGCCAGAATTCTTACCCACTGCAACACGGGAGCCTTGGCTACCGCCGGCCACGGCACCGCCCTTGGAGTTATAAGAGAAGCCCACTATTCCAACAAATCCATTTTTGTTTGGGTGGACGAAACGAGACCTTACCTTCAGGGTTCAAGGCTCACCGCGTGGGAACTCAGCAAAGAAAACATTCCTCACAAGATAATCACCGACTCCACCGCAGGCTTTTTGATGAAGAAGGGGTTTGTGGATTGCGTGATCGTAGGTGCGGACAGGATCACAAAAAGGGGAGATGTGGCAAACAAAATAGGCACGTATGCCCTCTCCGTCTTGGCAAAGGTCCATGGCATACCCTTCTATGTGGTAGCACCCAGCTCTACCATAGACCCAAACATAGAGAGTGGAGAGGATATACCCATAGAGGAACGCTTCGAGGAGGAGGTTAAAGCCTTCAAAAACTGCCAGTTTGCGCCAAAAGAATCTCCTGCCCTTCACTTAGCCTTTGACATAACTCCCGCGGAGAACATCACCGCCATAATCACAGAAAAAGGAATCTGGAAACCGTCATGA
- a CDS encoding succinate dehydrogenase/fumarate reductase iron-sulfur subunit, producing MQLRLKIRREQDGRVWYQSFEVPYEEGMTFLSALQKIKEDQDETLSFRHFCRAGICGTCAIYINHFPKLACKEQVLPYVLSGQEVLIEPLKNFKVIKDLVVDHEVIPQKIKEFSLWVKGSQKEVRIDPQLSKSIENSADCILCLACQSYCPQILESAYAGPLFFAKFYRFLLDPRDSENKKRLHQALEGRLYHCLSCNKCNNVCPKEVEPATLIRRLMLVDVEAT from the coding sequence ATGCAGTTGAGGTTGAAAATCAGAAGGGAGCAGGACGGCAGAGTTTGGTATCAGTCCTTTGAGGTTCCCTACGAGGAGGGAATGACGTTCCTCTCCGCCCTGCAAAAGATTAAGGAAGACCAAGATGAGACACTGAGTTTTAGACACTTTTGCAGGGCGGGAATATGTGGGACGTGTGCTATATACATAAACCACTTTCCAAAGCTTGCCTGCAAAGAGCAGGTGCTTCCCTATGTGCTTAGCGGACAGGAGGTACTCATTGAACCCCTCAAAAACTTTAAAGTTATCAAGGACTTGGTGGTGGATCATGAGGTAATCCCTCAAAAGATCAAAGAGTTCTCCCTCTGGGTAAAGGGCAGTCAAAAAGAGGTCCGAATAGACCCTCAGCTGAGCAAGAGCATAGAAAACTCCGCAGACTGTATTTTGTGCCTTGCCTGTCAGTCCTACTGTCCTCAGATTTTAGAAAGTGCTTACGCGGGACCCCTTTTCTTTGCCAAGTTTTACAGGTTCCTTTTGGACCCAAGGGATAGCGAAAACAAAAAACGCTTACATCAAGCCCTGGAGGGAAGGCTGTATCACTGCCTATCCTGCAATAAGTGCAACAATGTATGTCCAAAGGAGGTGGAGCCTGCCACCTTGATAAGGAGGCTCATGCTCGTGGATGTTGAGGCTACTTAA
- the flgA gene encoding flagellar basal body P-ring formation chaperone FlgA, which produces MLRLLNLLFAFSFAFCWTKEGLSAFVERQVKEKFGEDVRVNKVILLNWDGKGEGVPKVELDMEYGKVRAFAYLQFEGNRYTAAIDALWRAKLLRAKKDIKKGELLSAEFFDVEERWLKSIPKDLLIDPKELEDYRASTDIPKGSILRRSVMKPSPAVNRGDIVKVIFRSGNIQIEGRGTALDVGYVGKVVRIKTSGGKLLRGRVIDRGVVEVLD; this is translated from the coding sequence ATGTTGAGGCTACTTAACCTTTTGTTTGCCTTCTCCTTTGCCTTCTGTTGGACCAAGGAGGGGCTAAGCGCTTTTGTTGAAAGGCAGGTAAAGGAAAAATTTGGCGAGGATGTTAGGGTTAATAAGGTTATTCTCCTCAACTGGGATGGAAAGGGAGAGGGAGTGCCAAAGGTGGAGCTTGATATGGAATACGGAAAGGTGCGGGCTTTTGCCTACCTTCAGTTTGAAGGAAACAGATACACTGCGGCGATAGATGCCCTCTGGAGGGCAAAGCTCCTAAGGGCAAAGAAGGACATAAAAAAGGGAGAACTGCTCTCTGCGGAGTTCTTTGATGTGGAAGAGAGATGGCTCAAGAGCATTCCTAAGGACCTTCTCATAGACCCAAAGGAGCTAGAGGACTACAGGGCAAGCACGGACATTCCAAAGGGTTCAATACTCAGAAGGTCTGTTATGAAACCCTCGCCGGCGGTAAATAGGGGAGATATAGTAAAAGTGATCTTTCGTAGTGGAAATATACAAATTGAGGGACGAGGAACCGCCTTGGATGTGGGATATGTGGGGAAGGTGGTCCGAATAAAAACATCCGGTGGAAAACTGCTCAGGGGTAGGGTCATAGACAGGGGTGTGGTGGAGGTGTTAGATTAG
- a CDS encoding EAL domain-containing protein, which translates to MRCQNCTTTPKSPQNIKKIVVFASHEYMLKKIYNIYKDIFNVEYFNDYVICNVDFDYFIENISNSKEFTQLELENINILPLELYEDLNFATIKKYKSLSYYISLYHSSDLKWILDNESIVTYFQPIVSCDNLEIVAYECLSRGIKQDGTVMPPNLMFESARKTGMLFNLDRLCRVKALKNAKSKNIQKDIFINFAPTSIYNPEFCLRDTVNTALELNLDPSKIVFEVIESEKVEKFEHLTNIINFYRSRGFRVALDYVGSGYSGLNQLVQLNPDVIKIDVELVRDIDKNPVKRAVVSSIVQIATEIGAKTLAEGIETKDEFNVVKTLGVNLAQGYLFGKPSPEPLRSLGDIRLD; encoded by the coding sequence ATGAGATGTCAGAATTGTACAACTACACCTAAATCACCTCAAAATATAAAAAAGATAGTGGTTTTTGCATCTCATGAATACATGCTAAAGAAAATTTATAATATTTACAAAGATATTTTTAATGTTGAATATTTTAATGATTATGTTATTTGTAATGTAGACTTTGATTATTTCATAGAAAATATAAGCAATTCAAAAGAATTTACTCAGCTTGAACTTGAAAATATCAATATTTTACCTTTGGAATTATATGAAGATTTAAATTTTGCTACCATCAAAAAGTATAAAAGCCTGAGTTATTATATTAGTCTATACCACTCTTCTGATTTAAAGTGGATACTTGATAATGAATCTATAGTCACATATTTTCAGCCAATAGTAAGTTGTGATAACTTAGAGATTGTAGCTTACGAATGTTTATCAAGAGGTATAAAACAGGATGGTACGGTTATGCCACCTAATTTGATGTTTGAATCTGCAAGAAAAACAGGCATGCTCTTTAATCTTGATAGACTTTGTAGAGTTAAAGCTTTAAAAAATGCCAAATCTAAAAATATTCAAAAAGATATATTTATCAATTTTGCTCCAACTTCGATTTACAATCCAGAATTCTGTCTCAGGGATACTGTAAATACTGCATTAGAACTTAATTTAGACCCTAGTAAAATTGTTTTCGAGGTAATAGAAAGTGAAAAAGTTGAAAAATTCGAGCATCTTACAAACATTATAAATTTTTACAGAAGTAGGGGGTTTAGAGTTGCCCTTGATTATGTTGGGTCTGGATATTCTGGTTTGAATCAACTTGTACAGTTAAATCCTGATGTAATTAAAATAGACGTTGAGCTTGTAAGGGATATAGATAAGAATCCTGTAAAGCGGGCAGTGGTAAGTTCAATAGTCCAAATAGCAACGGAGATTGGAGCAAAAACACTTGCAGAGGGTATAGAAACAAAGGATGAATTTAATGTCGTCAAAACATTGGGAGTAAATCTTGCACAAGGCTATCTTTTTGGAAAGCCGTCTCCGGAACCTCTTCGTTCTTTAGGTGATATACGGTTGGATTAA